The genomic region GAGGGCGGCGGCGCCGAGGGCGGCATCCGCGTCACCGGCCCGGTCGGCATCGACGAACTCGAAAGCGCGCAAAGCTATGAGGAGCGCGTCGGCGCGGTGCGCGGCTTCACTCGCGACAATCCCGCCCGCGCCGCGCTGGCGGTGCGCGACATGATCAAGGCGGACGCGCGGTGAACGCGCCGACGACCGCCCCCACAACGGCCCTCGTCCGCAGCTTCAGCGGCGTCGAGCGCGCCGCCGTGCTGATGATGCTGGTCGGCGAGGAGGAAGCCGCCGCGATCCTCCAGAAGCTGGAGCCGGACGAGGTGCGCCAGCTCGGCAAGGCGATGTTCACCGTCGCCGACGTCAGCGAGGCGGAGGTGGCGGGCGTGCTCGACGATTTCGTCGGCCGCGCGCGCGAGCGCACCGGCATCGCCTTCGACCCGCGCCCGAAGATCGAGGCGGTGATGCACCGCGCGCTCGGCCAGGAAAAGGCCGACAGCGTGCTTGCCCGCATCACCCCGGCCGAGGCGGCGTGCGAGATCGACCTGCTCGACTGGCTCGACGCGAGCGAGATCGCCGGCATGATCGAGAAGGAGCATCCGCAGATCGCCGCCGTGCTGATCGCCAACCTCGATCCGTCGGTCGGCAGCCAGGTGCTGGAGCTGCTGCCCGATGCGGCGCAACCGGAAATCCTGCACCGCATCGCCAAGCTCGGCCCGATCACACCGGAAGCGGTGGAGACGCTGCGCCACATGCTCGCCAATCGCAGCGGCGCGGGCCAGCAGGCGACGCAGGTGCAGCTAGGCGGCACGCGCGAGGCGGCGAAGATCCTGCAAAGCGCGCGCAAGGCGACCGAGCAGCGCGTGATGCCCAAGCTGTTCAAGCTCGACAAGGAAACCGCCAAGGCGATCGAGGAGGCGATGTTCGTGTTCGACAACCTGCTCGACATGGACGACAAGAACCTCGGCACGCTGATCCGCAACATCGATGGCGACATCCTGACCCGCGCGCTGAAGGGCGTGGACGAGGCGGCGCGCAGCCGCTTCCTCGGCTGCATGTCGGCCCGCGCGGCCGATGGCATTCGCGACGAGATGGAAGCGCGCGGCCCGATGAAGCTCTCCGAGGTGCTGGAGGCGCAGAAGGCGATCATCCAGATCGCGCGCAACCTGGCCAAGGACGGCACGATCCAGATGGGCGGCGGCGAGGACGATTATGTCTGAACACGCCTTCGTCGCGGGCCTTTCCGCGCGGCACGACGACGCCGCGATCCGCCTGCAACGCATGTTCGCGGAGCAGCCGAGCGGCTTCGCCCCGGCCGATCTCATCGCGCGGATCAGGCAGGCGTTCGGCGGCGGCGAGACCGGCGAGGCGCCGCGCGGCTATGCGCCGGCCAACCGCGACGCCGCGCCGACCAAGGGCTGGGACCCGCTCGATTCGGACGCGGAGCCGACGCCGTTCATCGATCCGGCCGAGGTGGCGCGGCAGGCGGCGCACGACGCCGGCTTCGCCGAGGGCCTCGCCGCCGCGCGCGCCGAACTGGGCGAAGCGGCGGAACGCGACCGCGCGATGCTCGCCCGTCTGGTCGAGGCGCTGCGTTCCGACACGCGGATCGATCGCGAGCAACTCGCGCGCAACCTGCGCCAGACGGTGCTGCATCTCGTGACGCGGCTGGTCGGCGAGGCGGGCGTGTCCGGCCCGCTGCTCGCAGCACGGGTCAATGCCGCGACCGACCTGCTGGCGGATACGGCGGAGAGCGCGATCCTGCGCGTCAATCCGGCCGACGTCGCGCTGCTGGAAGGCCATCTGCCCGACACGGTCTTCGCGGCCGGCGACGCCAGCGTGGCGCGCGGCAGCTTCGTGATGGAGGCCGCCTCGACCATCGTGGAGGACGGGCCGGACCTGTGGCTGGAGCAGCTCGCCCGGACGATGGACAAGGTGGCGCTGCCCGACGGCGACGCGTGCTGATGCTCAACCTGTTCGCCGACGATTATCTCACCGCGCTGGCCGATGCCGATTTCCGGCCCGCGCCCAAGGTCTCCGGCCGGCTCGCCTCGTTCGACGGGCTGCTGATGGAGGCGATCGGGCTGAACCTGCCGGTCGGCACCGTCTGCCAGGTCGGCGGGAAGGGCGCGGGCGTCGAGGCCGAGGTGATCGGCTTCCGCAACGGCCGCACCCTGCTGATGAACCTCGGCGGCCCGGCCGCGCTGCTGCCGCAGGCCCCGGTGCGCCCGATCGGCCCGCCGGGCGAGGCGGAGGTCGGCGCGGCACTGCTCGGCCGCGTGGTCGATGGCGCGGGGCGGCCGATCGACGGGCTGGGCGCGATCCGGGGCGCGGGCACATGGCCACTCGCCGGCAAGCTCCAGTCGCCGCTCGATCGCGGGCGCGTGCTCCAGCCGCTCGACGTCGGCGTGCGCGCGATCAACGGGCTGCTGACGATCGGCAAGGGACAGCGCATCGGCATCATGGCCGGATCGGGCGTCGGCAAATCGGTGCTGCTCGGCATGATGGTGCGCGCGGCGAGGGCGGACGTGATCGTCATCGGCCTGATCGGCGAGCGCAGCCGCGAGGTGGCCGACTTCCTCGAGACCAAGGTGGCGGGCGAGGCGCGCGCGAAAAGCGTCGTCGTCGCGGTGCCGGCCAATCATTCGCCGGTGCTGCGCATCCGCGGCGCGCTGCGCGCCACCGCCATCGCCGAAGCGTTCCGCGCCGAGGGCAAGGACGTGCTGCTCATCATGGATTCGCTGACCCGCGTCGCCCATGCCGGGCGCGAGATCGGGCTGGCGCTGGGCGAGCCGGCATCGGCGCGCGGCTATCCGCCGTCGGCGATCGCGATGCTGCCCAACCTGATCGAGCGCGCCGGGACGGACGTCACCTCCGGCGGGTCGATCACCGCGATCTACACCGTGCTGGCGGACGGCGACGACGGCAACGACCCGGTGGTCGATTCGGCGCGCTCGATCCTCGACGGGCATATCGTGCTGAGCCGCGCGCTGGCCGAACGCGCGGTCTATCCCGCGATCGACGTGTCGAAATCGGTGAGCCGCGTGATGACCGACATCGCCGCGCCCGCGCACCTGCGCGCCGCGCGCGTGCTGCGCCGCCACCTCGCCACCTATGAGGAGAATCGCGATCTGGTGCTGATGGGCGCCTATCGCAGCGGCAGCGACCCGGAGATCGACGCCGCCATAGCCTATCACCCCGCCGTGATGGAGTTCGTGCGGCAGGACGCCGACGCGATCGTGCCGCTGGAGGATTCGGTCGCCGAACTGACCGGCGTGTTCGGCGATGGCTGACGGCTTTCATTTGCAGGCGGCGCCGGCCCGCTCCCCCACCCGGCCTCCCATAGCATATCCTGAACGGGAGGCCGGGCGGGGGAGCGGGCCGGCGCCGGAAACCGATCATGGCTGATCCCGCCAGGCTCGCGCGGGTGCTGCGGGTACGCACGCTCCAGCTCGGTCTCGCGCAGGCGGAGGAGATGCGCGCGCGGGCGGCGCACGAGCAGGAATCGGCGCTGTCGTCGCGCATCGCTCGGCTGGCGGAGGAGGTCTCGCCGGTGGAGGATCGCGCGGCGGGCTTCTCGCTCGCGGCGGCGGCGCATTACCGCGACCGGCTGCACCGCTCCGCCGAGACCGCCGCCAACCGCGTCCGCACCGCCGAGGCGGAGGCCGCGCGCGCCGCCGAGGCGACCCGCGCCGCGAAGCGCGACCAGAGCGCGGTGGAGAAACTGATCGAGCGCGGGCTGGCCGAAGCGGCGCTGCGCGAGATCCGCGCGCTGCGCGATGCGCCGCCGACGCGGAAAATCCGGCACGATCCTTGCTGAACGGTCCCACGGGACCAATCCCGGCGACACGCAGGTGCTCATGACCGCAGTTTCAACCCTGGCACTGACGACCCCCAAGACCGGGATTCCGATCGCCGCGCCCGGCGTGGCGCCGTCCGCGATCGCGTTCCTCGCGCTGCTGGCGCCCGTGGCGGACATGCCGGACGGCGCGCCCGATCCCCGGCAGAAGGATGCCGCGCCCGGCAAGGATTTGCCGGACGGCGACGACGACGATCAGGCGGCCGCCCTCGCATGGGTCGCGCCGGCGCTAGCCTCGATCCTGGTCGCCCCGACCACTTCGCCCGCGCCCGCCAAGGCGGATGCGGAGGCATTGCCGGTGACGGCGCCAGCCTCGCGCCCGCAGATGCAGCTTCCCGTCATTGCCGATCAGGAGCCGGCCTTGCCGGTGCAGGCCACGGGCTCGTCGGTGGTCGGCGCTCCGCAGCCCGGTCTCGCCGCGCCGTCGGGCGCGATCGCCGCGAACTCCTTGTCGACGCCATCTCCGGTCACGGCACCCGCTACCGTTCCCGCGATGCCGGACAAGGTCGCGGCGATGCAATCGTCGCCAGCGGCCACGCCCCGCGCGACGATCGAATCGCAACCGGGCGCATCCGCCGTTCCCCTCGCGATCGCGGCGCCAGCACCGGCCGAGCCGCAGGTGACACGGATCGCGCCAGCCGCGCAGGTGTTCGCCGCCGCGATCCAGCGCGCCGCCGTCGAGGACCGCCCGGCGACCGGGCAGCCGGTGCTCGCCGCGCCGCCCGCCGGCACCGACAACACGCTCCACGCGGTCGCCGCGACCGCCGATTCGCGCCACGCCGCGCTCGACATGAAGCAGGACAACTGGCCGCAGCAGATGATCCAGCGGATCGACGCGCTGCGCGACGCCGCCAACGCCAACGACGCCAGCATCCGCCTGATCCCCGACGCGCTCGGCAAGATCGACGTGACGCTGAAGCGCGAGGGCGACGGCGTCTCGGTGCGGCTCGACGCGCATCAGCCGGAAACGCGGCAGATCCTCGCCGACGCGCAGCCGCGCCTGACGGAACTGGCCGAAGCGCGCGGGATCAAGCTCTCCGCCACCACCGGCGGCGGCGCCGACACCGCCGGGCAGACGCTGTCACAGCAACAACAGCAGCAGCGCGCCCATCAATCCGCCGCCACGCCCGCCGCGCCGCCGCGCGCGACGGCCGAGGCGGACGACACCGTCGCGGCCGAAGGCCGCATCGCCTGACACCCGAGGACAACCAAATGAGCGACACCGAAGCCAAGCCCGACGCGCCGGCCAAGAAGAAAGGCAAGCTGCCCAAGATCATCATGCTGGGGGTCGGCGCGCTGGCGCTGGTCGGCGGCGGCGTCGGGGCGGGGCTGTATGCCGCCGGCTCCGGGCTGATCGGCGGCAAGACGAAAGCCGAGGCGACCGGCCCGCGCCTCGTCCCCAAGAGCGAGCAGAAGCGCCCCGGCGACGGCAAGGACGAAGGCGGCCACGGCGGCGGCGAGAGCGCCGAGGCCAAGCCGGCGGAGAATCACGGCATGCCCACCCCGGCCGGCGAGGGCGGCGACCGCTATGCCTCCAATTACTACGCGATGGAGAAGGACTTCACCGCCAACCTCCAGGATTCGGTGCATTTCCTCCAGGTCGGCATCGCCATCTCCACGCCTTACGACGACACCGTCATCCGCAACATCAAGACCAACGACATCGCCGTGCGCTCCGCCGTGCTGATGACGCTGGGCGACACCAGCGAGGATCAGGTGTTCAGCTCGCAGGGCAAGGAAGTGCTGGCGAAGCGGCTCGCCGCCGCGATCAACAAGGTTCTTAAGGAAAAGGAAGGATTCGGCGGCGTTGGTAACGTCTACTTTACCAATTTCGTTGTTCAGTGAGCAGGCATGGTTAACGCCGCTTCACCTTCTGACGCCGAACGTCGCGAGCGCGCCCGCACCGAAACCGTCCAGCCGGGCGGACTGGGGCAGGCGAAGCTCAATCCGTTCGGCGACCTGCACACGTTGCAGCACCTCTCCGCGCGCCTCGCGCGGAGCCTGCGCGGCGTGTTCGAGCCGGTGCTCCGGCAGGAGGTGAGGACATGGGCGGAGCCGCTGATGGTGCAGCGCTTCGCCGATTACCGCGTCGAGCGCCCGGACCAGCTCACCGCATGGCTGCCGCTCGGCATGGACGAGCGCACCGCGCTCTGCGTGCTCGACGGCCGCTTCGTGCTGGAGCTGCTCGACCTGTTCTTCGGCGGGATCGGCCATGTGCCGGCCGAGCTGCCGCACGAATTCTCGCCCGCCGCCGAGGCGATGGTGGCGCGGCTCGGCGAGATGATCGCCACCCCGCTCGCCGCCGCGTGGGAGCCGCTGGCGCGCGTCCACTTCACGGTCGGCCGCTGCGAGGCCAATGCCGCGATGCTCACCAATATCGAGGCGGATGATGCGATGATCGTCACCCGCTTCGGCATCGCGCGCGGCCAGGCCAAGCCGGTGTTCATCGATCTCGTCTATCCGGTCACGGCGCTGAAGCCGCACGGCACCGCGCTGACCGGCAAGGTCGTCGCCAAGTCGGTCGAGCAGGACGCGCAATGGACCGCCGCGCTCACCCGCGCGGCGATGCAGGTGCGCTTCCCGGTCCGCTCCGTCCTCGCCGAGCCGGTCATCAGCCTCGCCCGACTAATGGAGCTGAAGCCCGGCGACGTCATCCCGATCCATTTCACCAACGACGTGCCGGTGATGGTCGGCAACGACCGGCTCGGCACCGGCACCGTCGGCACCGCCAACGGCCATGCCGCCATCCGCCTCACCAAACTCGCGAGCCTTGAAGGAACCAACGCATGAACGACATGGCCGGCGCCTTTCCGGTCGACCCCGACGCCTCCGGCGCGGTGGCCGCCAATTTCCGGCTGTTGCAGGATGTCGACGTCAAGCTGACGGTCGAGATCGGCTCGGCCCAGCTCACGCTGCGCGAATTGCTCGCGCTCGGCGAATCGAGCGTGATCGAGCTGGACCGGCAGGCCAACGAGTTGCTCGAGGTGTTCGTCAACGGCACGCTGATCGGGCGCGGCGAGGTGGTGACTGTCGGCGAGCGTTTCGGCGTGCGCATGACCGAGCTAGTCAATCCCGAGAAGCGCGGCTGATCCGGCGATGATGTGGGCCTATGTCCTGAAGCTGGTGATCCTGCTGCCGCTCGTATGCGGCCTGATGATCGGCTCGCTCTATCTGTGGCGGCGGCTGGAGAGCCGCTTGCCCGGCAAGTCGCCCACGCGGATGATCGCGGTGCGCGAGACGATGATGATCTCGCCCAGCGTCCGCCTCGCGGTGGTCGATTTCGAAGGCTCGCGCCTGCTCGTCTCGGTCGGGCGCGGCGGCGTGACTTTGGTCGACAAGACCGTCGCGCGGGGCGAGATCGCATGAGCCTGACGCGCACCGGCGACGGCCCGATGCTGTTCCGCGCGCGGCCCGCGCGGGCGCGCGGCGGCTTCTCATGGGGCAAGGCGGCGCTGGCGCTGCTCGCCATCGCGGTGGCGCTGATGATCGCCCTCCCCGCCTTCGCGCAGGTGACGCCGCCGGCCGCACCCGCCGCCCCGGCGGCGCCGGGCGTCGGCGACGCGGTGGATCGCGCGCTTGGCCAGCTTTCCAGCGGCGCGGCGTCGGGGCGGACGGGCAGCGGCTCGCTCTCGCTGTCGTTGCAGGTCCTCATCATCATGGGCCTGCTGACGATCCTGCCGGGCATCATCCTGATGATGACCAGCTTCACGCGGATCATCATCGTGCTGTCGCTGCTGCGGCAGGCGCTGGGTTTGCAGCAGACGCCGCCCAACCAGGTGCTGATCGGCCTGTCGCTGTTCCTGTCCTTCTTCGTGATGGCCCCCGCGATCAACCAGATCAACGCCAATGCGATCCAGCCCTATGCCGCCGGCAAGCTGGCCGGCACGGACATGATAAGGACCGCCGGCGAGCCGCTCCACGCCTTCATGACCAAGCAGACGCGGGTGAAGGATCTCACCATGTTCGCCGAGATGGCGAAATCCGGCCCCTACGCCAATCCCAAGGACGTGCCCTATTCGGTGCTGCTCCCCGCCTTCGTGACGAGCGAGCTGAAAACCGCGTTCCAGATCGGCTTCCTGATCTTCCTGCCGTTCATCGTCATCGACCTGGTGGTGGCGACGGTGCTCATGTCGCTCGGCATGATGATGCTGTCGCCGTCGATCATCTCGCTGCCGTTCAAGCTGCTGCTATTCGTCCTCGTCGACGGCTGGGCGCTGACGATGGGCAGCCTCGCCAACAGTTTCGCCACATGAGGCGGTGCCGGCCGGCGCCGCGAAGGACCGACAATGGCTGACGCAGATTATTTCCTCACCGTCGCGAACCAGACGATGTGGGTGCTGGCGCTCGCCGCCGCCCCGATCCTGATCCCGGCGCTCGTCTCCGGCCTGATCTTCGGCATGATCCAGGCGGCGACCTCGATCAACGAGCAGACGCTGACCTTCGTCCCCAAGCTGATCGTCGTGGCGATATCGATCATGGTGTTCGGCGGGATGATCATGGGGCTGCTGAGCGACTTCACGATCGACATCTTCAACCGCATCCCGGACCTGGTGCGCTGATCCATGCTCGGCTTCGGCCTCGCGATCGAGCCGCAGCTCTGGGCGCTCATCTTCGTGATGGTGCGCGTGGGGAGCGCGTTCGTCGCCGCGCCCGTGTTCGGCAACCTGTCCGTACCCTTGCCGGTGCGCGTCGCGCTGTCGGGCGCGATCGGCGTACTGGTGCTGGCGAGCCACCCGATCCAGCCGCCGGCGCAGATCTTCGCGGTGACCACCTTCCTTTCCGTCGCGGCGGAGGCGCTGGTCGGCCTCGCGCTCGGCTTCGTGCTCCAGATCGCCTTCGCCGCGCCGCTGGTGGCGGGCGAGGTGATCGGCGGATCGATGGGCATCGGCTTCGCCAACATGCTCGATCCCAATTCGGGCCGCTCGTCACCGGCGATCGGACAGTTCCTGTCGGTGATGCTGACCCTGCTGTTCCTGTCGCTCGACGGGCACCTCGTCCTCGTCGACATGATCCTCAGGAGCTATACCGCGCTGCCGCCCGGCGCGGCATGGCTGGCGACCGGGCAGATGCGCGACATCGCGATGTTCGGCGGCTACACCTTCCTCGCCGGCCTGCTGCTGGCGCTGCCGGTCGGCTTCCTGCTCTTGTGCCTCAACCTCGTGGTGGGGATGCTGTCGCGCTCCGCGCCGGCGCTCAACCTGTTCGCGGTCGGCCTGCCCGCCAGCCTCGCGGTCGGCGTCGTCAGCCTCGCGATCGCCTTTCCCGCGATGGGTGATTACATGCAGGTGATGATCCGCGAGGCGCTCGCGGCCACCTCCTCGCTGGTGCTCGGCTGATGGCGGAGCAGTTCGGCGAACGGACGGAAGCCCCAACCCAGAAGCGTCGCAAGGACGCGCGCGAACGCGGCGAGCTGCTCAAGAGCCGCGACTTCGCCACCGCGCTGGTCGTGCTGGCGGGCGTCGCCTGGGTCGCGCTGTTCGGATCGTCGCTGCTCAAGGCGTGCAAGGCGGTGATGGCGGCGGCCTTCCGCTTCGATCGCGGCGACGTGGAGGATTTCCAGCCGTGGCGCCCGCTGGTGGAGGCCGGATGGCAGCTCGCCCCGGCGCTCGGCTCGCTGTTCGCGATCACCATCGCGGCGGGGATATTGAGCCAGGCGGCGCTCGGCTCGTTCGGCTTCAACGGCGGGCTGCTCGCGCCCAAGGCGTCGCGCATCAACCCGGCCTCCGGCCTCAAGCGCATCTTCGGCCCGACCGGGTGGATCGAGCTGGGCAAGTCGCTGCTCAAGGTGGTGCTGCTCGGATCGGTCGGCGCGTGGCTGCTGATGTCCTCCTCGCGCACGATGTTCGGCCTCGCCTCCTCCGACGTGGAGACGGCGGTGGGGACGCTGGGCGGCACGCTGACGCATATCCTGATCGTCATGGCGCTGGGCCTCGTCGCGATCGCGATGGTCGACGTGCCGGTGCAGATCGTCCAGCTCCTCGGCAAGCTGCGCATGACCAAGCAGGAGGTGAAGGACGAGCACAAGGAAAGCGAGGGCAACCCCGAGCTGAAGGGCCAGATCCGGGCCAAGCAGCGCGCGATCCTCTCCCGCTCGATGAAGAAGGCGCTGGCGGAGGCGCATGTCGTGCTGACCAACCCGACGCATTTCGCGGTCGCGCTGCGCTACGATCGCGGGCAGGATCAGGTGCCGGTGGTGGTGGCCAAGGGGCGCGGCGCGACCGCGCTGGCGATCCGCGAGACGGCGGCCGACTATGCGGTGCCGGTGCTGGAATATCCGCAGCTCGCCCGCGCCGTCTATTATACCAGCCGCGAGGGGCAGGAGATCCGCGACGACCTCTATCTCGCGATCGCGACGGTGCTGGCCTTCGTATTCAACCTCAATGCCGCGATGGGCGGCCGCGCGCCGCCGGCGATCGAGGTGCCGCCGACCGCCCGGTTCGACGAAAATGGCGTGAAACAGGGGTAAAGATCGACCGGCTCCGGTCGTTTGGAGACTCATCATGACGACCACGAGCAGCACCGGCAGCACGTCGACCACGACGGCGACGACATCGACGACCGCGGCGGCCACCACCGCCAGCGTCAACGCATCCGCCGCGCAGCAGCTCCTGAGCTCGCTCAACAGCGGCTCCGGCGTCGACACCTCATCGCTCGTCACCTCGCTGGTCAACGCGCAGTTCGCCACCAAGGTCGCCGCGCTCCAGGCCAAATCCGACGCGCTGACCACCAAGATCTCCGACGTTTCGACGCTCAAGGGCCAGATCAGCGATTTCGCGGGCGCGCTGGAGAGCCTCGTCAAGGGCGGCACGCTCGTCTCGCAGCCGGCCAGCTCCAACCCGGCGGCGGTGAGCGTGACGCCGCTGGTCGGCGCGAAGCTCGACGGGCTGAGCGGCAGCATCACCGTGAGCCAGCTCGCCAGCGCGCAGACGGCGGTCAGCACCACCGCGCTCGCCAGCCGCAACGCGGCGGTCGGCACCGGGCAGCTCACCCTGACGCTGGGCACCGCGACCTATAATGCCGACGGCTCGATGGCTTCCTTCGCGGCCGGCAGCGGCACGCCGACGACGATCACGATCGACAGCAGCAACAATTCGCTCAACGAGCTTGCCGCGTCGATCAACAAGGCGGGCGCGGGCGTCACCGCCTCGGTCATCACCGACGCGGACGGCTCCGCCTATCTCTCGCTCAAGGGCGCGAGCGGCGCGGCGCAGGCCTTCACGCTGACCGCCACCACCGACGACGACGGCACGCTGTCCGCGTTCAACGTCGGCCCCGGTACGGCGATGCGGATCGCCAGCCCGGCGCAGAACGCCAAGCTGACCCTGGACGGCGTGGCGGTGGAACGGACCAGCAATGCGATCAACGATCTGGTGCAGGGGCTGCAGATCAACCTGACCGCCACCTCGTCCACGCCGGTCACCCTGTCGTCCACCACGCCGACGACCGCGCTGAACAACGCCGTCAACGATTTCGTCGACACCTTCAATCAGGTGTTCGCCGCGCTCAAGACGCAGATCGACCCGATCAACGGCGACCTGCGCGCCGATTCCGCCGCGCAGGCGCTCTATGGCTCGCTGCGCAGGCTGACGACGCAAACGCTGGTCTCGAACGCAGCGCCGGGCACGCCCGCCACGCTCGCCGATCTCGGCGTCACCACCAATCGTGACGGCTCGCTTTCGGTCGATGCGACCAAGCTGACCAACGCGGTCACCAGCAACCCCGCCGCGGTGGAGGCGATCTTCTCCTATGCGACGATCGGCTCCGATGGGTTGAACGCCGCGATGCAATCGATCAAGGCCAGCGCGATCAGCACCGTCTATGGTCTCGGCGCTTCCGCCGTCACCTATACCAAGGCGCAGGGCGACATCGCCACGCAGCAGGACGACCTCACCGCCCAGCAGCAGCAGATGAGCGACCGGCTGACGCAGCAGTTCGCGGCGATGAACGCGAAGGTCGCCGCGTACAAGTCGACCCAGGCGTATATGACGCAGCAGATCAGCATGTGGACCAAGTCGGGCAGCAACTGACGATGGCCTATGCGAGCGCGCTGCTGCGCAATCCGGCGCAGACCTATCGCGAGATCGACCTTGCCGGGCGCACCGCCAACGCGGACGGCCCGGCGCTGGTGTCGCTGCTCTACGAGGAATTGATCCAGGCGCTGCGCGTCGCCGCCTGGGCGGCCGAGCGCGGCCAGCAGGAGACCAGGAGCGAGCGCGTGACGCGCGCCATCGCGATCCTGTTCGCGCTGGAGGCCAATCTCGATTTCGAGAAAGGCGGCGAGGTCTCGACGACGCTCGCGCGGCTCTACGCCGGCGCGCGCGGCGAGGTGATCCGCGCCAGCATCGGGCAGGACGGCGCGCCGTTTCGCATGGTCGCCGACAATCTCGCCGAGATCGCCGCCGCCTGGGCACAGGCGCGCGCGGCGTAATTTCGGGGGGCACCGCCGCCCGGCCCTCGCGATCAACCGTTCGCCCCGCGACTCGCGGATTCCGGCCCTTTCGACTCTTGACCGCGTGATTCGCCCTCTGTCATCATGCGGTCATCGGCCGCGTCGTAAGGGCGGCGCGACACGGTATCGAAAGGAACACCGGCTTGTTCCATCCCGATCTGATCCGCCATCCGGACAGTTGCCCGACGCTCGTCCTGAACGCCGATTACACGCCGCTTTCCTATTACCCGCTCTCGATCTGGCCGTGGCAGACGGCGGTGAAGGCGGTGTTCCTCGATCGCGTCGATATCGTCGCACACTACGAGCGCGAGGTGCGCAGCCCGACCCGGTCGATCAGGCTGCCCTCGGTGATCGCGCTCAAGCAATATGTGCGGCCGTCGCAATTCCCGGCCTTCACCCGCTTCAACCTGTTCCTGCGCGACAGGTTCGCCTGCCAATATTGCGGCTCGACGCATCGCGACCTGACGTTCGATCATGTCGTGCCGCGTGCTTATGGCGGGCGGACGACATGGGAGAATGTCGTCACCGCCTGCGCGCCGTGCAACCTGCGCAAGGGCGGCCGCACGCCGGGGGAGGCGAAGATGCCGCTGCATATCGAGCCGATCCGCCCGACGAGCTGGCATCTGCAGGAGCACGGCCGCCGCTTCCCGCCCAATTACCTGCACGAGACGTGGCACGACTGGCTCTATTGGGACGTCGAGCTGGAGGCGTGACACCTCAGCCAAATCCCCCGCCGCCGGGCGTCTCGATCACGAAGCGGTCGCCCGCCGCCAGCGCCGCCTGATCGCGGCCACCGAGCATCTCGCGCTCGCCGCCGTGGCGCTCCACCCATTGCCGGCCGGGCGCGCCGTCGCCGCCGCCGGCCAGGCCGAAGGGGGCGATCACGCG from Sphingomonas sp. CL5.1 harbors:
- the fliP gene encoding flagellar type III secretion system pore protein FliP (The bacterial flagellar biogenesis protein FliP forms a type III secretion system (T3SS)-type pore required for flagellar assembly.); the encoded protein is MSLTRTGDGPMLFRARPARARGGFSWGKAALALLAIAVALMIALPAFAQVTPPAAPAAPAAPGVGDAVDRALGQLSSGAASGRTGSGSLSLSLQVLIIMGLLTILPGIILMMTSFTRIIIVLSLLRQALGLQQTPPNQVLIGLSLFLSFFVMAPAINQINANAIQPYAAGKLAGTDMIRTAGEPLHAFMTKQTRVKDLTMFAEMAKSGPYANPKDVPYSVLLPAFVTSELKTAFQIGFLIFLPFIVIDLVVATVLMSLGMMMLSPSIISLPFKLLLFVLVDGWALTMGSLANSFAT
- the fliQ gene encoding flagellar biosynthesis protein FliQ, translating into MADADYFLTVANQTMWVLALAAAPILIPALVSGLIFGMIQAATSINEQTLTFVPKLIVVAISIMVFGGMIMGLLSDFTIDIFNRIPDLVR
- the fliR gene encoding flagellar biosynthetic protein FliR — encoded protein: MLGFGLAIEPQLWALIFVMVRVGSAFVAAPVFGNLSVPLPVRVALSGAIGVLVLASHPIQPPAQIFAVTTFLSVAAEALVGLALGFVLQIAFAAPLVAGEVIGGSMGIGFANMLDPNSGRSSPAIGQFLSVMLTLLFLSLDGHLVLVDMILRSYTALPPGAAWLATGQMRDIAMFGGYTFLAGLLLALPVGFLLLCLNLVVGMLSRSAPALNLFAVGLPASLAVGVVSLAIAFPAMGDYMQVMIREALAATSSLVLG
- a CDS encoding flagellar biosynthesis protein FlhB, which produces MAEQFGERTEAPTQKRRKDARERGELLKSRDFATALVVLAGVAWVALFGSSLLKACKAVMAAAFRFDRGDVEDFQPWRPLVEAGWQLAPALGSLFAITIAAGILSQAALGSFGFNGGLLAPKASRINPASGLKRIFGPTGWIELGKSLLKVVLLGSVGAWLLMSSSRTMFGLASSDVETAVGTLGGTLTHILIVMALGLVAIAMVDVPVQIVQLLGKLRMTKQEVKDEHKESEGNPELKGQIRAKQRAILSRSMKKALAEAHVVLTNPTHFAVALRYDRGQDQVPVVVAKGRGATALAIRETAADYAVPVLEYPQLARAVYYTSREGQEIRDDLYLAIATVLAFVFNLNAAMGGRAPPAIEVPPTARFDENGVKQG
- the fliD gene encoding flagellar filament capping protein FliD; amino-acid sequence: MTTTSSTGSTSTTTATTSTTAAATTASVNASAAQQLLSSLNSGSGVDTSSLVTSLVNAQFATKVAALQAKSDALTTKISDVSTLKGQISDFAGALESLVKGGTLVSQPASSNPAAVSVTPLVGAKLDGLSGSITVSQLASAQTAVSTTALASRNAAVGTGQLTLTLGTATYNADGSMASFAAGSGTPTTITIDSSNNSLNELAASINKAGAGVTASVITDADGSAYLSLKGASGAAQAFTLTATTDDDGTLSAFNVGPGTAMRIASPAQNAKLTLDGVAVERTSNAINDLVQGLQINLTATSSTPVTLSSTTPTTALNNAVNDFVDTFNQVFAALKTQIDPINGDLRADSAAQALYGSLRRLTTQTLVSNAAPGTPATLADLGVTTNRDGSLSVDATKLTNAVTSNPAAVEAIFSYATIGSDGLNAAMQSIKASAISTVYGLGASAVTYTKAQGDIATQQDDLTAQQQQMSDRLTQQFAAMNAKVAAYKSTQAYMTQQISMWTKSGSN
- a CDS encoding flagellar protein FliS → MDQVGQQLTMAYASALLRNPAQTYREIDLAGRTANADGPALVSLLYEELIQALRVAAWAAERGQQETRSERVTRAIAILFALEANLDFEKGGEVSTTLARLYAGARGEVIRASIGQDGAPFRMVADNLAEIAAAWAQARAA
- a CDS encoding HNH endonuclease, which produces MFHPDLIRHPDSCPTLVLNADYTPLSYYPLSIWPWQTAVKAVFLDRVDIVAHYEREVRSPTRSIRLPSVIALKQYVRPSQFPAFTRFNLFLRDRFACQYCGSTHRDLTFDHVVPRAYGGRTTWENVVTACAPCNLRKGGRTPGEAKMPLHIEPIRPTSWHLQEHGRRFPPNYLHETWHDWLYWDVELEA